In one window of Zhihengliuella sp. ISTPL4 DNA:
- a CDS encoding sensor histidine kinase, producing the protein MAFTRTPTLRDQRGDLLLALVLFVGAILSAALSSIAQVYGDEQAPLWTALVYAVVVAAPLGFRRRWPGTVAVVVSLAYFTAVTIRVPEIYVGNIAMFIALYTVGAWMNDRRKALIVRVAIIVGMFVWLLITMYRDAINEADKADVVAGAMSPYVAFMLIQILLNVLYFGGAYYFGERSWAAAEQRTVLEERTRELEREREVTAAQAVALDRVRIARELHDVVAHHVSVMGVQAGAARLVLESDPAQSARILSGIESSARDAIQELRQLLETLRTPGGDTTESASTVSLDDIGALAEASTEAGLPTAYTVIGDPVPVPSLVAVNLYRIAQESLTNARRHAGPGATADVRVRYDDDGVEVEVVNTGRAIAQLRPGLGQLGMRERAAASGGSFEITPRVPGGLRVRARVPLSAVAPEVTR; encoded by the coding sequence ATGGCCTTCACCCGGACGCCGACCCTGCGCGACCAGCGCGGCGACCTCCTCCTCGCGCTCGTCCTCTTCGTCGGCGCGATCCTCAGCGCGGCGCTCTCCTCCATCGCCCAGGTCTACGGCGACGAGCAGGCTCCACTGTGGACCGCGCTCGTCTACGCCGTCGTCGTGGCGGCGCCGCTCGGGTTCCGTCGGCGCTGGCCCGGCACCGTCGCCGTCGTGGTGTCGCTGGCCTACTTCACGGCCGTGACGATCCGGGTACCGGAGATCTACGTCGGCAACATCGCGATGTTCATCGCGCTCTACACGGTCGGCGCCTGGATGAACGATCGCCGGAAGGCCCTCATCGTCCGGGTCGCCATCATCGTCGGCATGTTCGTGTGGCTCCTCATCACCATGTATCGCGACGCCATCAACGAGGCCGACAAGGCGGACGTGGTCGCCGGTGCGATGTCGCCGTATGTGGCCTTCATGCTCATCCAGATCCTCCTCAACGTGCTGTACTTCGGCGGTGCCTACTACTTCGGCGAGCGCTCCTGGGCGGCGGCCGAGCAGCGCACCGTGCTGGAGGAGCGCACCCGCGAGCTGGAGCGCGAGCGCGAGGTGACGGCGGCTCAGGCGGTCGCCCTCGACCGGGTGCGGATCGCCAGGGAGCTGCACGACGTCGTCGCTCACCACGTCTCGGTGATGGGCGTGCAAGCGGGCGCCGCGCGCCTCGTGCTCGAGAGCGACCCGGCCCAGTCGGCGCGCATCCTCTCCGGGATCGAGTCCTCGGCGCGGGACGCGATCCAGGAGCTGCGCCAGCTGCTGGAGACACTGCGCACCCCGGGCGGCGACACGACCGAGTCGGCGTCGACCGTCTCCCTCGACGACATCGGCGCGCTCGCGGAGGCATCGACCGAGGCGGGCCTCCCCACCGCGTACACCGTGATCGGCGATCCGGTGCCGGTACCCTCGCTCGTCGCCGTGAACCTGTACCGCATCGCGCAGGAGTCCCTGACCAACGCCCGCCGGCACGCCGGGCCAGGGGCGACGGCGGACGTGCGCGTGCGCTACGACGACGACGGCGTGGAGGTCGAGGTCGTGAACACCGGGCGCGCCATCGCTCAGCTGCGTCCCGGCCTCGGCCAGCTCGGGATGCGGGAGCGCGCGGCGGCGTCCGGCGGCTCGTTCGAGATCACGCCCCGTGTGCCGGGCGGCCTCCGGGTGCGCGCCCGGGTGCCGCTGAGCGCCGTCGCGCCGGAGGTCACCCGATGA